In one window of Polaromonas naphthalenivorans CJ2 DNA:
- the alr gene encoding alanine racemase yields the protein MPRPILATIHLAALSHNLARVRTAAPDAKVWAVVKANAYGHGIERVFDALRSADGFALLDLDEARRLRALDWRGPILLLEGCFEARDLELCSRLGLWHTIHCQEQIDMLAAHKTQLPHRVFLKMNTGMNRLGFTPERFRAAWIRLNALPQVDEISLMQHFPDADGPKGITAQLQAFDAVTHDLPGERTLSNSAAILRHTGALAGRSDWVRPGIVLYGSAPDFPEHSASDWELQPTMTLSSRIIGLQTLAAGDTVGYGSSFVAEGPMRIGVVACGYADGYPRHCPTGTPVLVNGVRTRMVGRVSMDMITVDLTPVPRAGMGSEVTLWGRASKGGAMLPIDEVARAAGTVGYELMCAVAPRVPVAVD from the coding sequence ATGCCACGTCCCATTCTTGCCACCATCCACCTTGCCGCCCTCAGCCACAACCTGGCGCGCGTGCGCACCGCCGCGCCTGACGCCAAGGTCTGGGCCGTCGTCAAGGCCAACGCCTACGGCCACGGCATCGAGCGCGTTTTCGATGCGCTGCGTAGCGCCGACGGCTTTGCGCTGCTCGACCTGGACGAGGCCAGGCGCCTGCGCGCGCTCGACTGGCGCGGCCCGATCCTGCTGCTCGAAGGCTGCTTCGAGGCGCGCGACCTGGAACTGTGCTCGCGCCTGGGCCTGTGGCACACGATTCATTGCCAGGAGCAGATCGACATGCTGGCCGCGCACAAGACGCAGCTGCCGCACCGCGTGTTCCTGAAGATGAACACCGGCATGAACCGCCTGGGCTTCACGCCCGAGCGCTTTCGCGCCGCCTGGATTCGCCTCAATGCCCTGCCGCAGGTCGATGAAATCTCGCTGATGCAGCATTTTCCCGATGCCGACGGCCCCAAGGGCATCACCGCGCAGCTCCAGGCTTTCGACGCCGTGACGCATGATTTGCCCGGCGAGCGCACGCTCAGCAACAGCGCCGCCATCCTGCGCCACACCGGCGCGCTGGCCGGGCGCTCGGACTGGGTGCGGCCCGGCATCGTGCTCTACGGCAGCGCGCCCGACTTTCCCGAGCACAGCGCCAGCGACTGGGAGTTGCAGCCGACGATGACGCTGTCATCCCGAATCATCGGCCTGCAGACCCTGGCGGCTGGCGACACGGTGGGCTACGGCTCCAGCTTTGTCGCCGAAGGGCCAATGCGCATCGGCGTCGTGGCCTGCGGCTACGCCGACGGCTACCCGCGCCACTGCCCCACCGGCACGCCGGTGCTGGTGAACGGCGTGCGCACGCGCATGGTCGGGCGCGTCAGCATGGACATGATCACCGTGGACCTCACGCCCGTGCCCAGGGCCGGCATGGGCAGCGAGGTCACGCTCTGGGGCCGCGCGTCAAAAGGCGGCGCCATGCTGCCCATCGACGAGGTGGCGCGGGCCGCCGGCACGGTGGGCTACGAGCTGATGTGCGCGGTGGCGCCGCGCGTGCCGGTGGCGGTCGATTGA
- the mntA gene encoding type VII toxin-antitoxin system MntA family adenylyltransferase antitoxin: protein MNRKALLDMLCSRVPDLLAIYAFGSRMQGTAGPQSDLDLAVLVAGYADPLALWELSGDLADLAGCPVDLLDLRAASTVMQHQIITTGQRWWVWDAQAALYEAAILSEKTALDTARAGLLDDIQKRGRVYGR, encoded by the coding sequence ATGAACCGAAAAGCCCTCCTTGACATGCTGTGCAGCCGCGTGCCGGACCTGCTGGCGATCTACGCCTTTGGCAGCCGCATGCAAGGCACGGCGGGGCCGCAAAGCGACCTCGACCTGGCTGTCCTGGTGGCTGGATATGCCGATCCGCTGGCCTTGTGGGAACTGTCCGGCGACCTGGCTGACCTGGCCGGCTGCCCGGTCGATTTACTGGACCTGCGCGCGGCCTCGACCGTGATGCAACACCAGATCATCACCACCGGCCAGCGCTGGTGGGTCTGGGATGCGCAGGCCGCCCTGTACGAGGCGGCGATTCTGAGCGAAAAGACCGCGCTCGATACCGCGCGTGCGGGCCTGCTCGACGACATTCAAAAAAGGGGACGCGTTTATGGCCGATGA
- the hepT gene encoding type VII toxin-antitoxin system HepT family RNase toxin: MADDVLINKAATIERCVRRAREEYDRDPATFATDFTRQDAAILNIQRACEAALDMGQHLIRREKLGVPQSARDVFALLAQGGWINAALADGLKRMVGFRNIAVHDYQALQLPITVAIIQKHLDEFLHYSQGVLLRDAGQAAT; this comes from the coding sequence ATGGCCGATGACGTGCTGATCAACAAGGCCGCCACCATCGAGCGCTGCGTCAGGCGGGCGCGCGAGGAATATGACCGCGACCCGGCCACCTTCGCCACCGATTTCACGCGCCAGGATGCGGCCATCCTGAACATCCAGCGCGCCTGCGAGGCGGCGCTGGACATGGGCCAGCACCTGATCCGCCGCGAAAAGCTGGGCGTGCCGCAAAGCGCCCGCGACGTGTTCGCGCTGCTGGCGCAAGGCGGCTGGATCAACGCGGCGCTGGCCGATGGCCTCAAGCGCATGGTCGGCTTTCGCAACATCGCCGTGCATGATTACCAGGCGCTGCAGTTGCCGATCACGGTGGCCATCATTCAAAAGCACCTGGACGAGTTTTTGCACTACAGCCAGGGCGTGCTGTTGCGCGATGCCGGGCAAGCAGCGACCTAA
- a CDS encoding 2-dehydropantoate 2-reductase, whose protein sequence is MKACIYGAGAIGGWIGSGLARAGCSVSVLARGATLDALQLHGLRLHDGKQITSQAVASSDTPAELGVQDLVVLAVKAPSLPEVARQIRPLLGPDTLVMTAMNGVPWWFLQGFGGALAGRRLTSVDPDGMLAETLPLHHIIGCVVHASCSVDEPGQVQHHFGKQLIVGEPSGEQTTRAQQLAALLEKAGFEAVVSAQIQKDIWFKLWGNMTVNPISALTGATIDRIMDDELVRGFISRVMLEAKEIGARLGISIDQQPEDRHQITRKLGAVKTSMLQDVEAGKALELDALVAAVRELGQLTGVQTPYTDALLGLARLKARVKGLY, encoded by the coding sequence ATGAAAGCATGCATTTACGGCGCAGGCGCCATTGGCGGGTGGATTGGCAGCGGGCTGGCACGCGCCGGCTGCAGCGTCAGCGTGCTGGCGCGCGGCGCCACGCTCGACGCGCTGCAGTTGCACGGGCTGCGCCTGCACGATGGCAAGCAGATCACGTCGCAGGCCGTCGCCTCCAGCGACACGCCGGCCGAGCTGGGCGTGCAGGACTTGGTGGTGCTGGCCGTCAAGGCGCCGTCGCTGCCCGAAGTGGCGCGCCAGATCAGGCCGCTGCTGGGACCGGACACCCTCGTCATGACGGCCATGAACGGCGTGCCGTGGTGGTTCCTGCAGGGTTTTGGCGGCGCGCTGGCGGGCCGGCGGCTGACTTCGGTCGATCCCGACGGCATGCTGGCCGAGACCCTGCCCCTGCATCACATCATCGGCTGCGTGGTGCATGCCAGCTGCTCGGTCGATGAACCCGGGCAGGTGCAGCACCACTTTGGCAAGCAGCTCATCGTCGGCGAGCCGTCGGGCGAGCAAACCACGCGCGCGCAGCAGCTGGCCGCTCTGCTCGAAAAAGCCGGTTTCGAGGCGGTGGTGTCCGCGCAGATCCAGAAAGACATCTGGTTCAAGCTCTGGGGCAACATGACCGTCAACCCGATCAGCGCGCTGACCGGCGCCACCATCGACCGCATCATGGACGACGAGCTGGTGCGCGGCTTTATCTCGCGCGTGATGCTGGAGGCCAAGGAAATCGGCGCGCGCCTGGGCATTTCAATTGACCAGCAGCCCGAAGACCGGCACCAAATCACGCGCAAGCTCGGCGCGGTCAAGACCTCGATGCTGCAGGATGTGGAAGCCGGCAAGGCGCTGGAGCTGGACGCGCTGGTGGCCGCCGTGCGGGAACTGGGCCAGCTGACCGGCGTGCAGACGCCGTACACCGACGCGCTGCTCGGGCTGGCGCGGCTGAAGGCGCGGGTGAAAGGGCTGTATTAG
- a CDS encoding Bug family tripartite tricarboxylate transporter substrate binding protein, with protein MSLSRRHLIQSTGAAALLAGIGRQAWAQAIDSARVVAGFAPGGTADIVSRRVADKLHPTYARSAVVENKTGAGGQIAVQFVKTAAPDGSVMLLTPMSMLGIYPHTYKKLPYDPVADLTPVSAAAIFDYGFAVGPMVPASVKNVPDFLAWCKATPMQANFGSPAAGSSPHFIGALLGRAGNVDLRHVAFRGTQPAVLDMVGGQIAAVSGPTGEFTQHVAAGKCRLLSTSGPRRGKFTPGTPTLVEQGFKDLAFTEWFGFFLPARAPQEVVQRLNAAIRSALASQEVADGLAVSYLEVLPTSPAQLAAMLKADTERWGPLVKAVGFTPEG; from the coding sequence ATGAGTCTTTCACGTCGCCACCTCATCCAGTCCACGGGCGCTGCGGCGCTGCTGGCCGGCATCGGCCGGCAGGCTTGGGCGCAGGCCATCGACAGCGCCCGGGTCGTCGCCGGTTTTGCCCCGGGCGGCACGGCCGACATCGTCTCGCGCCGCGTGGCCGACAAGCTGCACCCGACTTATGCCAGGAGCGCGGTGGTTGAAAACAAGACCGGCGCCGGCGGCCAGATCGCCGTGCAGTTTGTCAAGACCGCCGCGCCCGACGGTAGCGTGATGCTGCTCACGCCCATGTCGATGCTGGGCATTTACCCCCACACCTACAAGAAGCTGCCGTATGACCCGGTGGCCGACCTGACGCCGGTCTCGGCGGCGGCGATTTTTGACTACGGCTTTGCGGTCGGCCCCATGGTGCCGGCCAGCGTCAAAAACGTGCCGGACTTTCTGGCCTGGTGCAAGGCCACCCCGATGCAGGCCAATTTCGGCTCGCCCGCCGCCGGCTCGTCGCCGCACTTCATCGGCGCGCTGCTGGGCCGTGCCGGCAATGTCGATTTGCGCCACGTGGCCTTTCGCGGCACGCAGCCGGCGGTGCTGGACATGGTAGGCGGGCAGATTGCCGCCGTGTCTGGCCCCACCGGCGAGTTCACGCAGCATGTGGCCGCAGGCAAATGCCGCCTGCTGTCCACCAGCGGCCCCAGGCGCGGCAAGTTCACGCCCGGCACACCAACGCTGGTCGAGCAGGGCTTCAAGGATCTGGCCTTCACCGAATGGTTTGGCTTTTTCCTGCCCGCCAGGGCGCCGCAGGAGGTGGTGCAGCGCCTGAATGCCGCCATCCGCTCGGCGCTGGCGTCGCAGGAGGTGGCTGACGGCCTGGCCGTGTCTTACCTCGAAGTCCTGCCGACCTCGCCGGCCCAGCTGGCCGCCATGCTCAAGGCCGACACCGAACGCTGGGGGCCGCTGGTCAAGGCGGTTGGCTTTACCCCCGAAGGCTAG
- a CDS encoding 5-carboxymethyl-2-hydroxymuconate Delta-isomerase: MPHLNIEYTANLEASADMGALCTTLAATLVALRHDDGSALFPVAGTRVMAWPAPHFAVADGQPGRAFIYLNLRITPGRNAAMIQRAGDAVLASAKAHLAQVFSEHAVGLTLQIDEGAPVYEGKHNNLASHLA, from the coding sequence ATGCCGCACCTGAACATCGAATACACCGCCAACCTGGAAGCCTCGGCCGACATGGGCGCGCTGTGCACCACGCTGGCTGCCACGCTGGTGGCGCTGCGCCACGACGACGGCAGCGCGCTGTTTCCGGTGGCCGGCACGCGCGTCATGGCCTGGCCAGCGCCGCATTTTGCCGTGGCCGACGGTCAGCCGGGCCGGGCCTTCATCTACCTGAACCTGCGCATCACGCCCGGACGCAACGCCGCGATGATCCAGCGCGCCGGCGACGCGGTGCTGGCCAGCGCCAAGGCGCACCTGGCGCAGGTTTTTTCTGAACATGCCGTCGGGCTGACGCTGCAGATCGACGAAGGCGCGCCGGTGTATGAAGGCAAGCACAACAACCTGGCCAGCCACCTGGCCTGA
- the radA gene encoding DNA repair protein RadA, with product MAKEKTIYTCTECGGTSPRWLGKCPHCTAWNTLIESSAENPAAGKNRYSPQFQSLAKACEVTALADIEATDMTRTPTGHEELDRVLGGGIVEGGVVLIGGDPGIGKSTLLLQALDSLQRAGLNTLYVTGEESGAQVALRSRRLGLDGSQVKVMAEIQLDKILATLEVTQPAVAVIDSIQTVYSDQLTSAPGSVAQVRECAAHLTRAAKSSGVCIVLVGHVTKDGALAGPRVLEHMVDTVLYFEGDTHSSFRLVRAIKNRFGAVNEIGVFAMTEKGLKGVSNPSAMFLSQHSEPVPGSCVMVTLEGTRPLLVEIQALVDDGGPNPRRLSVGLDRDRLAMLLAVLHRHAGVACMDQDVFVNAVGGVRISEPAADLAVMLAIASSLRGKALPKGFLAFGEVGLAGEVRPAPRGQERLKEAAKLGFSVAVVPKANAPKKPIEGLTIHAVERIEQALDLVRSLQ from the coding sequence ATGGCCAAAGAAAAAACGATTTACACCTGCACCGAATGCGGCGGCACCAGCCCCCGGTGGCTGGGCAAATGCCCGCATTGCACTGCCTGGAACACACTGATCGAATCCAGCGCCGAAAACCCCGCCGCTGGAAAAAACCGCTACAGCCCGCAGTTCCAGTCTCTGGCCAAGGCCTGCGAAGTCACCGCGCTGGCCGACATCGAGGCCACCGACATGACGCGCACCCCGACCGGCCACGAGGAACTCGACCGGGTGCTGGGCGGCGGCATTGTCGAAGGCGGCGTGGTGCTGATCGGCGGCGACCCGGGCATCGGCAAATCGACGCTGCTCTTGCAGGCGCTCGACTCGCTGCAGCGCGCCGGGCTGAACACGCTGTATGTGACCGGCGAGGAAAGCGGCGCGCAGGTCGCGCTGCGCTCGCGCCGGCTGGGGCTGGACGGTTCGCAGGTCAAGGTGATGGCCGAAATCCAGCTCGACAAGATTCTCGCCACGCTGGAGGTCACGCAGCCGGCGGTCGCCGTCATCGACTCGATCCAGACGGTGTATTCGGACCAGCTGACCTCGGCGCCCGGCTCGGTGGCGCAGGTGCGCGAATGCGCGGCGCATTTGACGCGCGCGGCCAAGTCCAGCGGCGTGTGCATCGTGCTGGTCGGCCACGTCACCAAGGACGGCGCGCTGGCCGGCCCGCGCGTGCTGGAACACATGGTCGATACCGTGCTGTATTTCGAGGGCGACACGCATTCGAGCTTTCGCCTCGTGCGCGCCATCAAGAACCGCTTTGGCGCGGTCAACGAAATCGGCGTCTTCGCCATGACCGAAAAAGGCCTGAAGGGCGTGAGCAACCCGAGCGCGATGTTCCTGAGCCAGCACAGCGAGCCGGTGCCGGGCAGCTGCGTGATGGTCACGCTCGAAGGCACGCGGCCGCTGCTGGTCGAGATCCAGGCGCTGGTCGATGACGGCGGCCCGAACCCGCGCCGCCTGAGCGTCGGCCTGGACCGCGACCGGCTGGCGATGCTGCTGGCCGTGCTGCACCGCCATGCGGGCGTGGCCTGCATGGACCAGGACGTGTTCGTCAACGCCGTCGGCGGCGTGCGCATCAGCGAACCGGCGGCCGACCTGGCGGTGATGCTGGCGATTGCGTCGAGCCTGCGCGGCAAGGCCTTGCCCAAGGGCTTTCTGGCCTTTGGCGAGGTCGGCCTGGCCGGAGAAGTGCGGCCCGCGCCGCGCGGCCAGGAGCGGCTGAAGGAAGCGGCCAAGCTGGGTTTCAGCGTGGCGGTGGTGCCCAAGGCCAACGCGCCGAAAAAGCCGATTGAAGGCCTGACCATCCACGCCGTCGAGCGCATCGAGCAGGCGCTGGACCTGGTGCGCAGCCTGCAGTAG
- a CDS encoding metallophosphoesterase family protein, with the protein MKFAIISDIHGNLPALQAVLADIARQGVDQTLNLGDILSGPLQPLETADLLMAHDFPTIRGNHERQLLALLDPPAGVIDPATSDGYAASQISAAQAAWLKALPVSLELDSDIWLYHGTPRSDLEYWLETAVPGFAQGNGPGVRAATPAEVAERMGSATHPVMLCGHTHVPRLVQCGGVLVVNPGSVGLPAFDDDHPYPHVVENGAPHARYALLEKTRHGWQVTFCAVPYDHLAQAQVAASRRFPDWAHALATGFMPRLAA; encoded by the coding sequence ATGAAATTCGCGATTATTTCGGACATCCACGGCAACTTGCCGGCGCTGCAGGCGGTGCTGGCCGACATTGCGCGCCAGGGAGTTGACCAGACGCTGAACCTGGGCGATATTTTGAGCGGCCCGCTGCAGCCGCTTGAGACCGCCGATTTGCTGATGGCGCACGATTTCCCGACGATACGCGGCAACCACGAGCGCCAGCTGCTGGCCTTGCTGGACCCGCCCGCCGGGGTCATCGACCCGGCCACCAGCGACGGTTACGCGGCCAGCCAGATTTCAGCGGCGCAGGCGGCGTGGCTAAAGGCGCTGCCCGTTTCCCTGGAACTCGACAGCGATATCTGGCTGTACCACGGTACGCCGCGCAGCGACCTGGAATACTGGCTGGAAACGGCGGTGCCGGGCTTTGCGCAGGGCAACGGCCCCGGCGTGCGTGCCGCGACGCCCGCCGAGGTGGCCGAGCGCATGGGCAGCGCCACGCATCCCGTGATGCTGTGCGGCCACACGCATGTGCCGCGCCTGGTTCAGTGCGGCGGCGTGCTGGTCGTGAACCCCGGCAGCGTGGGCCTGCCCGCGTTTGACGACGACCATCCTTACCCGCACGTGGTTGAAAACGGCGCGCCGCACGCGCGCTATGCTTTGCTGGAAAAGACCCGTCACGGCTGGCAGGTGACTTTTTGCGCCGTGCCTTACGACCACCTGGCGCAGGCGCAGGTGGCGGCCAGTCGCCGGTTTCCTGACTGGGCGCATGCACTGGCGACCGGCTTCATGCCGCGCCTGGCAGCATGA
- a CDS encoding Csu type fimbrial protein, with protein sequence MRHPSSRPPARKIPVLPSALFLLLATAGPAQAGSCTVGSSGLAFGAYQPLTFAGKLTSSAVTSNASISVVCTGIASGGAYSIALGPSTTGSGDRISTRYLGNSNGGDDMSFNIYTSASYSTVWGNGTTGGLVGGSIPVGDSNQSQPVYGRIAASQNTLRAGSYSGSLTMTLTYNP encoded by the coding sequence ATGCGACATCCCTCGTCAAGGCCTCCAGCCCGCAAGATACCGGTCCTGCCGTCAGCGCTGTTTTTGCTGCTTGCGACCGCCGGGCCAGCCCAGGCGGGCAGTTGCACCGTGGGTTCGAGCGGGCTGGCTTTTGGCGCCTACCAGCCCCTGACGTTTGCGGGCAAGCTCACTTCATCGGCCGTGACCAGCAACGCCAGCATTTCGGTGGTCTGCACCGGCATTGCCAGCGGCGGCGCCTACAGCATTGCCCTGGGGCCGAGCACCACCGGCAGCGGCGACCGCATCAGCACGCGCTACCTGGGCAACAGCAATGGCGGCGACGACATGAGCTTCAACATCTACACCAGCGCGAGTTATTCGACCGTCTGGGGTAACGGCACGACGGGCGGCCTTGTGGGCGGGAGCATTCCTGTTGGCGACAGCAACCAGTCGCAACCCGTGTACGGCAGGATTGCGGCGAGCCAGAACACGCTCAGGGCCGGCAGCTATTCAGGCTCGCTGACCATGACGCTGACCTACAACCCCTAG
- a CDS encoding fimbria/pilus outer membrane usher protein codes for MLIGSVGLTLLPFACLVSFSARLHGARPRSLQRSLAVVLWLGALPLAWGETTAAAPAAMDTPLSAESAPAPRLPPVTRRVAPGQGKKNAQKPQAPQPEVLLLDVRINSQPLADVVRVEQWPDGALLLPAEAWAEARLSPLAQARALSDGTPAYALNTVPGTTYRINRQSLSLEINAPASAFVGSTLALQGAQTEPPPRPQPGVLLNYDLSVAHGGSGGPLTSGALLEAVVFSRFGNLVSSALVLDDGLRRHATRLDTFWRYDLPQRMETLVVGDAVGVGGGWSRPARYGGIRWGRDFGMRPGFVTLPQLTLNGEAALPSTVEVLVNNARRLSQPMPSGPFELSNVPIVTGAGEINLVVRDLLGRETVIRQSYYASPRLLAPGLSDFSFEAGWLRTGYGESSAYGDSFGAATWRQGLSRSLTGEGRVELQAKRRAAGVELAGLLGDWAAGRVALAASNSSTQGMAEHGHLLQLGVERSTPRGGGALQYEHASRGFAPFGEAIGPMAVAQRARARWLASLGGAVWGPVSGGLSYVSQTRWDGDRVKTAGLSFNLPLWQRASLSLSLNKRLDGDGAWRAGLSLSLPLDNGISTSARVETASSSRATGAVSASRNPPAGPGLGWRVEGSTQESQRARGGVQYNTSQAEFAADVVSDATGQLAVRAGARGTLGLLASMPFASRAVGQGSFAVVDAGGLAGVPVMRSHQVVAVTDSRGLAFVPGLLPWQQNQIEIDPVDLPLDVEVGNMVQQVTPYPGSGSVVMFAVRRTRQALVVLHQPDGAPVPVGSKVRLLPDGPEFMAGRRGEVWLTDLAAERQRLQVRWPGDGCELELMVPAAADGATPGKIGPLACTKE; via the coding sequence GTGCTTATCGGCTCCGTGGGTTTGACCTTGCTTCCATTCGCCTGTCTTGTCTCTTTTTCCGCGCGCCTGCATGGCGCGCGCCCGCGTTCGCTGCAGCGTTCGTTGGCCGTGGTGCTTTGGCTGGGAGCGCTGCCGCTGGCTTGGGGCGAAACCACAGCTGCCGCTCCAGCCGCAATGGACACGCCGCTGTCCGCCGAATCAGCGCCCGCCCCTCGGCTCCCTCCTGTCACGCGCCGCGTGGCGCCGGGCCAAGGCAAAAAGAATGCCCAGAAACCGCAAGCGCCGCAGCCCGAAGTGCTGCTGCTCGACGTGCGCATCAACAGCCAGCCCCTGGCCGATGTGGTTCGCGTCGAGCAGTGGCCCGATGGCGCCTTGCTGCTGCCGGCCGAAGCCTGGGCCGAGGCGCGCCTGAGCCCGCTGGCGCAAGCCCGCGCGCTGAGCGACGGCACGCCGGCCTACGCGCTTAACACCGTACCCGGCACGACCTACCGCATCAACCGCCAGAGCCTGAGCCTGGAGATCAATGCGCCGGCCAGCGCCTTTGTCGGCTCCACGCTGGCGCTGCAAGGCGCACAAACCGAGCCGCCGCCGCGCCCGCAGCCCGGCGTGCTGCTCAACTACGACCTGTCGGTGGCGCACGGCGGCAGCGGCGGGCCGCTCACCAGCGGCGCCCTGCTCGAAGCGGTGGTCTTCAGCCGCTTTGGCAATCTGGTGAGTTCGGCGCTGGTGCTTGATGACGGCCTCCGCCGCCACGCAACCCGGCTCGACACCTTCTGGCGCTACGACCTGCCGCAGCGCATGGAAACGCTGGTGGTGGGCGATGCCGTGGGCGTGGGCGGCGGCTGGAGCCGGCCGGCGCGCTACGGCGGCATTCGCTGGGGCCGCGACTTTGGCATGCGGCCGGGCTTTGTCACGCTGCCGCAACTCACGCTGAACGGCGAGGCGGCTTTGCCTTCGACCGTGGAGGTGCTGGTCAACAATGCGCGCCGCCTGAGCCAGCCGATGCCCTCCGGCCCGTTTGAACTGAGCAACGTGCCCATCGTCACCGGGGCGGGCGAAATCAACCTGGTGGTGCGCGACCTGCTGGGGCGGGAAACGGTGATCCGGCAGAGCTACTACGCCTCGCCGCGCCTGCTGGCGCCGGGACTGAGCGATTTTTCGTTTGAAGCAGGCTGGCTGCGCACCGGCTACGGGGAAAGCAGCGCCTATGGCGACAGCTTTGGCGCCGCCACCTGGCGCCAGGGACTGAGCCGCAGCTTGACGGGCGAGGGCCGTGTGGAACTACAGGCCAAGCGCCGCGCCGCCGGTGTGGAGCTGGCCGGCTTGCTGGGCGACTGGGCCGCCGGTCGCGTGGCGCTGGCCGCGTCCAACAGCAGCACGCAAGGCATGGCCGAGCACGGCCACTTGCTGCAACTCGGCGTGGAGCGCAGCACGCCACGGGGAGGCGGCGCGCTGCAGTACGAACACGCCAGCCGGGGTTTCGCGCCCTTTGGCGAAGCCATCGGCCCGATGGCGGTGGCGCAACGCGCCCGCGCCCGCTGGCTGGCCAGCTTGGGGGGCGCCGTGTGGGGGCCGGTCAGCGGTGGTTTGAGCTATGTCAGCCAGACGCGCTGGGACGGTGACCGGGTCAAGACCGCAGGCCTGTCGTTCAACCTGCCGCTGTGGCAGCGTGCCAGCCTGAGCCTGTCGCTGAACAAGCGGCTCGATGGCGATGGCGCCTGGCGTGCGGGCCTGAGCCTCAGCCTGCCGCTGGACAATGGCATCAGCACCAGCGCGCGCGTGGAAACGGCCAGCAGCAGCCGGGCGACGGGCGCGGTTTCGGCGTCACGCAATCCGCCGGCCGGGCCGGGGCTGGGCTGGCGGGTGGAAGGCTCGACCCAGGAAAGCCAGCGCGCCCGTGGCGGGGTGCAGTACAACACCAGCCAGGCCGAGTTTGCCGCCGATGTGGTCAGTGATGCCACGGGCCAGCTGGCCGTGCGCGCCGGCGCCCGTGGCACGCTGGGCCTGCTGGCGAGTATGCCGTTTGCGTCGCGCGCCGTCGGGCAGGGCAGTTTTGCCGTGGTGGACGCTGGCGGCCTGGCGGGCGTGCCGGTCATGCGCAGCCACCAGGTCGTGGCCGTGACGGATTCGCGCGGCCTGGCCTTTGTGCCGGGCTTGCTGCCGTGGCAGCAAAACCAGATCGAGATCGACCCGGTGGACCTGCCGCTCGACGTGGAGGTGGGCAACATGGTGCAGCAGGTCACGCCCTACCCCGGCAGTGGCTCGGTGGTGATGTTCGCGGTGCGCCGCACGCGCCAGGCGCTGGTCGTGCTGCACCAGCCGGATGGTGCGCCAGTGCCGGTGGGCAGCAAAGTGCGCCTGCTGCCTGACGGCCCTGAATTCATGGCCGGCCGGCGCGGCGAGGTCTGGCTGACCGACCTGGCCGCTGAACGCCAGCGCCTGCAGGTACGCTGGCCCGGCGACGGCTGCGAACTCGAACTCATGGTGCCGGCCGCCGCGGACGGCGCAACGCCTGGAAAAATCGGGCCGCTGGCCTGCACAAAGGAATAG
- a CDS encoding fimbrial biogenesis chaperone produces the protein MMLNALVHRSLCAGVLLAGMLGLPASSYAAGLSISPVVVEIDSPRRAVAVTVTNQGDQAVTFQTEAMVWQQVNGVDQFEPTDELLVVPPIVEVPPNASQIFRVTLHVPRPSPVERTYRLILEDVSEDQAPTGQASVAFKFAHNLPVMVAPSGNVSNAVRWKPCPPEASATAASALAKPTTARSPEACVRLLNAGNRRVKVQTLTLTGDNWQQALPLKNGVNVLAGAEREWRVPLQAGQTGALRGMQVNTARGETLQAEAGGF, from the coding sequence ATGATGCTGAATGCGCTAGTGCATCGTTCACTTTGCGCTGGCGTCTTGCTGGCCGGTATGCTTGGTTTGCCTGCGTCTTCATATGCAGCCGGGTTGAGCATCTCGCCCGTCGTGGTCGAAATCGACTCGCCACGCCGGGCGGTGGCCGTGACGGTCACCAATCAAGGTGATCAAGCGGTTACCTTCCAGACCGAGGCGATGGTGTGGCAGCAAGTCAACGGGGTTGATCAGTTTGAGCCGACCGATGAGTTGCTGGTTGTGCCGCCGATCGTTGAAGTGCCACCGAACGCCAGTCAGATTTTTCGTGTCACGTTGCATGTGCCACGACCTTCGCCGGTGGAACGGACCTACCGTCTTATTCTGGAAGATGTCAGCGAGGATCAGGCCCCGACCGGACAGGCTTCGGTGGCGTTCAAATTTGCGCATAACCTGCCCGTCATGGTGGCCCCGTCCGGCAATGTGAGTAATGCCGTTCGCTGGAAACCCTGTCCGCCTGAAGCCTCTGCGACAGCCGCTTCTGCCCTGGCAAAGCCGACCACTGCCCGCAGCCCCGAAGCCTGCGTGCGCCTGCTCAACGCCGGCAACCGCCGCGTGAAAGTGCAGACGCTTACTTTGACGGGCGACAACTGGCAACAGGCGCTACCCCTGAAAAACGGCGTGAACGTGCTGGCCGGCGCCGAGCGTGAATGGCGCGTGCCGCTGCAAGCCGGCCAGACCGGCGCGCTGCGCGGCATGCAGGTCAACACCGCGCGCGGCGAAACGCTGCAGGCTGAAGCCGGCGGGTTTTGA